CTCGCCGATACCGGCGAAGTCGGCCACCTCGTCGTACGACGCGGCGACCTGCCCGCGGGTCTGGCCGAGCGCGAGCCCGCCCAGCCGGATGTTCTGCTCGCCGCTCAGGTCGCGCATGAGGGCCGCGTTGACGCCGAGCAGGGCCGCGGACCCGTCGGTCCAGATCGCGCCGGACTTCAGCGGCTGGCTCCCGGCGATCGCGCGCATCAGCGTGCTCTTGCCCGAGCCGTTGTGGCCGACGACCCCGATCGACTCGCCGTGGCGGGCCACGAAGGAGACGCCGCGGACGGCCTGGACGACGTCGACCGTGCCGACGTGGCGCAGCAGGCGCGACTGCCGCGGTCCGAGCCGGCGGCCGCCGTAGGTGCGGTAGTCGACGTGGACGTCGTCGACGATGAGCGACGGGCGCCCCAGGGGGATGTCAGCCACGGCCGTACCTCGCCTCTCCGCGCCAGAAGTAGACCAGCCCGACGACGAGCGCGAGCGCGGCCCACGCGGCACCCCAGAGCCACAGCGTCAGCGACGCGTCGTACTCGGCAAGGAGGGTGGCCCTGCCGAGCTCGAGGTAGACCGCGATCGGCTGGTGCGTCAGCAGCCAGCCGACGACGCCGTCTCCGGCGTAGCGGTCGATCGAGTAGAAGACGCCGGAGGCATACATGAGGCCGCGGATCCCGAACGGGATGAGCTGGCCGAGGTCGCGGACGTCGTTGACCAGGCGGGCGCACAGCAGTGCGGCGCCCGTCCCGAAGATCCACTGCAGGCCGATCGCGAAGGGCAGCAGCAGCCACGACCACTGCGGGGCCTCGCCCGAGAGCGGGACCAGCACCAGCAGCACGAGGAGGGCCGGGGCGAGGGTGAACAACTCGGCCAGCACGATGCTGAACGGCAGCAGTGCCCGGGGGAACTGCAGCGACGTCACCAGCCCGGAGTTGTTGACGATCGCGCCCGAGCCGTTGTTGATGTTCGCGCTGGTGAAGTGGAACAGGAAGACCCCGATGACCAGGAAGCCGATGTAGTTGCCGATGCCGGCGTCCGTGCCGAGCATGACGCCGAAGACGAGCAGGTAGACCCCGGCCCACAGCAGCGGTGTGAGGATCGCCCAGGTCTGGCCCAGGAAGCTGCCCTGGTTGCGGCTGTAGGCGCGGGCCGCGCCGAGCGCGATCGCGAAGTGGCGACGTCGCCACAGCTCGCGGAGGTACGCCGCCAGCGTGGGGCGGCCGCCGACCCGGGTCAGACCGTGTTCCGCGGCGAGGAGGTCGAGGCTCACAACCGGTGTGCTCCATCGCCCTGGGTGACGCCCCGGGTGTCGAAGAAGAGTCGCGAGGACTCGACCAGCGCCGGGACGTCGTAGGCACTGTGGGGCTGGACCAGGATCACCAGGTCGGCGAACGCGAGTGCGGTCGCCAGGTCGTCGGCGCGGGTGACGTCGAGGCCCGGCTCCCAGTTCTGGACGTTCGGGTCGTGGTAGACCACGCGCGCGCCGAGGAGGTCGAGGTGGCGGGCCAGTGGCACGGCCGGCGACTCACGCTGGTCGGCGATGTCGGGCTTGTAGGTCACGCCGAGCAGCAGCACCGACGAGCCGTGGATCGCCTTGCCATGGGCGTTGAGGAGGTTCTGTGCCCGGTGGGCGACGTAGGACGGCATGGTCGCGTTGATCTCCTCGGCCAGCTCCACGAACCGGAACGGGTAGCCGAGCTTCGCGCGCACGTTGTGGGAGAGGTAGTTGGGGTCGATCGGGATGCAGTGGCCGCCGACGCCTGGTCCCGGGTAGAACGCCTGGAAGCCGAACGGCTTGGTCGAGGCGCAGCGGATCACGTCCCACAGGTCGATCTTGAGCTCGTGGCAGAACCGCGCCATCTCGTTGACCAGCGCGATGTTGATGTGGCGGTAGGTGTTCTCCAGGAGCTTCGCGGTCTCCGCCTCGGCCGGTCCGCTCGCCTCGACGACCGTGTCGACGAAGCGCCGGTAGAACGTCGCGGCCCGCTCGGTGCTCTCGGGAGTGATGCCGCCGACGATCTTCGGGGTGTTGGTCAGCCCCCAGGTCGCGTTGCCGGGGTCGATCCGCTCGGGGGAGAAGGCCAGGTGGAAGTCCTCGCCGGCGACCAGGCCGGAGGCCGCCTCGAGCTGCGGCAGGACGACGTCCTGCGTCGTGCCCGGGTACGTCGTCGACTCGAGCACCACGAGCTGGCCCGGGTGCAGGTGCTCACCGATCACGCCGACCGCGGACTTCACGGCCCCCAGGTCGGGCCCACCCTCGGCGCCCAGCGGAGTCGGCACGCAGATCACCGCGACGGCCGCCTCGGCGAGGACCGAGGCATCCGTGGTCGCCCGGAACCCCGCCTCCTTCAGGGCTGCGATGTCGTCGTCGCTCAGGTCGTCGACGTGGGAGCGACCCTCGTTCAGGCCGGCGACCGCACGCTCGCTGACGTCCAGCCCCACGACCGAGAGACCGGCGCGGCTGGCGGCCTGAGCGAGCGGCAGCCCGACGTAGCCGAGGCCGATCACGACCAGGTCGACGGTCGCCTTCTTCGTGGCCGTGCGGCGCTGGCGAGGTGCGGGGGTGGCCGTCTTGTCGGTCAGGTGGGTGATCGTGGCGGTCATCGGTGTCCTCCGGTGGTGACGGCGCTGGGTGTGGTGCGGGTCGTGGCGCTGGCTCGGGTGCTGGCGTAGATCTGCTGGTAGCTGTCGGCGGCGGCCGCCCAGGTCCGGTGCGTGGCGGCCCAGGAGCTGCCGGCGGCGCCGAGCGTGTGCCGCAGGCCGGGGTCGTCGCGAAGCCGCGCGATCGCTGCGGCCAACGCGTGCCGGTCCCCGGGCGGGACGAGCAAGCCGCGCTCGTCCCCGACCAGCTCGCGCAGTGGCGCCAGGTCGCTCGCGATCACCGGGCGCCCGAGGCCCATGGCCTCGACCGGCTTGAGCGGCGGCACGAGGCGGGTGACGGGGAGGTCGGCGCGGGGCACGGCGTACACGTCGATGGAGCGGTAGATCCCCGGGACGGCGCTGTGCGGCACACGACCCGTGAAGGCGACCGTGCCCTGCAGGCCGAGGCTGTCGGCCAGGGCTTCGAGATCGGCACGGGCCGGGCCGTCGCCGACGATCAGGAGCCGCGTCGGAGCCTGGGCGGGGTCATCCCGGAGCTCGGCTACCGCCCGGATCAGGACGTCGATGCCCTCGTAGGCGTTGAGCGTGCCGACCACGCCGACGGTGAACGGCCGCCCCTCGTCGACCTGGCTCGCGGTCAGGAAGCGCGGGTCCACGCCGTTGCCGACGACGTGCACGCGGTCGGCCGGGACGCCGCGGTCGACGATCGCGGAGCGCATGGCCTCGCTCAGGGTCACGACGGCGTCGGCGGCGAGCATGCACTCGGTCTCGCGGGCCCGTGCCAGCCGGTAGGTCTCCGCGTCGGTGCCGCGGGAGTTCCGGCTGCGCCAGGTCTCCTCGAGGAAGCCGCGCGCCTCGTAGACGACCGGGATCGCGAACCGGGCCCGCAGGGCGAGCGCGACCTGGGCGTTGACGTGGTTGCTGTGGGCGTGGAGGACGTCCGGGCGGACCTGCTCCACCAGGCGGGCCGCGTGCTCGATGCCGCGGGCGAGGGCGGCGTCGGCGCGCAGCGGGAGGCGTCGCGGCAGCAGGCGGTGATGCGTGACCCCGTCGACGACCACCTCGAAGTCCGCCCGGAGGTGGCCCTTCGTCACGGGGAACCCGAGCTGAGTCACGACACGGACGGGAGTGCCGGCCGAGAGCTGGGCGCGAGCGATGCCCTGCGTGCGCACGGTGTAGCCGGCCTGCACCTCGGGCAACGCGTTCGTCACCAGGTGCAGCACGCCGCCACCCGTGGGCGGTCCGTACGACGTAGAGCGGGTCGTCTCGAGTGGCCGGGTCAGCAGGGCGAGGTCGCCAGCCACCTGCTGGCGGAGCAGCCGGCCGATCGCACCGGCCGCCTCGGCGTGCCCCGCTGCCGAGGTGAGGTCGCCGCGGGTGAGGGCGTCGACCGCCGCGGCGTACGACCCGGAGCGGAGCCAGGGCTGGGGGAGCGAGGAGACCCGGTCGGTGCTGCGGGCCAGGTGGCGGGCGAGGACGCTCGCGGCTGCTGCTGCATGGGTGGGCACGGGGATCTCCTTCCTCAACTCGCCGGATGGCCTGGTTCGTGGTTACTACCAAATCTATAGTAACTTACTGGAATTAGATGGAACCACGGAAGGAAGCCATGTCCCACCTCGTCGTCCACATCACCGGCGCTCGCCCGAACTTCCCCAAGGCGGCACCGGTCATCGACGCGCTCGCGCGTCAGGCGGCCGCCGCAGGGCAGGACGTGCGGCAGGTGCTGGTCCACACCGGTCAGCACTACGACGAGCGCCTTTCGGACGTGTTCTTCCGTCAGCTCGGCCTGCCCGAGCCCGACGTCAACCTCGGCGTCGGGTCCGGCTCGCACGCCGAGCAGACCGCTGCCGTGCTGGTGGGGCTGGAGAAGCTCTTCCTCGAGGGCGAGTGGGGCAGGCCCGACCTGGTCGTGGTCTATGGCGACGTGAACTCGACGGTCGCCGCTGCACTGGTGGCCGCCAAGCTGCAGATCCCACTCGCCCACGTCGAGGCGGGGTTGCGTTCCTTCGACCCCTCGATGCCGGAGGAGGTCAACCGCCTGGTCACCGACCGGCTGGCCGATGTCCTCCTCTGCACCAGCGCCGACGCCGTCGCCCACCTCGGCAACGAAGGGGTGGCACCCGAGCGGATCCACCTCGTCGGCAATCCCATGATCGACACCCTGCTGGCCCATCTCGGGAGCTTCGACGTGGAGCTGGCCCGCAAACGGCACGACCTCGACGGGCGGTACGCAGTTGCCACCCTGCACCGACCTGCCAACGTTGATTCTGCTCAGGACGTCCAGGCGCTGGTCACGACGCTGCACTCCGTTGCTGACCAGGTCGAGGTCGTGCTTCCACTTCACCCGCGCGGCCGTGAGGCGCTCCTCAGCGCGGGTCTGCTCGACCACGACCGGATCCGGCTGGTCGAGCCCCTCGGCTACGTCGAGTTCCTCGGACTGGTCCGGGGTGCCGACGTGGTCGTGACCGACTCCGGCGGCGTCCAGGAGGAGACCACGGTGCTCGGCGTACCGTGCCTCACCCTGCGCCCCAACACCGAGCGACCGGTGACCATCACGCATGGCACCAACCGCCTCGTGACGCGCGACGAGCTCGCGGCTCGTGTGGCCGAGGTGCTCGCGACACCGTCGGAGGAGACGGATGGTGGCTGGCCGGTCCCGCCCCTGTGGGACGGCCAGGCCGGTCCGCGCATCGCCAAGGTCCTGCTGGAGGTGCTCCGATGAGCGTCAAGTCGCGACTCAAGGTCCGCACCCGCGCAAGGCGGGTTCTCGGCTACCGACCGTTTCACTCCTCTCTGGGCGAGCTGCGCTTCCGTGCACGCCCGCGCATCCCGGAGGCCCCGCTCCCGCTCGCCGTGCCGCGTCGGCCCGACCTCCGAGTGGCGGTGATCCTCGACCCGTTCAGCGAGCTGGCCTTCGGCTACGAGTGGGACCAGGTCGCGCCCGGGCCTGACGACTGGCGCCGGGTGCTGTCCGGGCACAGGCCGGACCTGCTCTTCGTTGAGTCGGCGTGGGGCGGCAACGGTGGTCGCTGGCGGCTGCACATGACGCGCGACAACAAGCCCAGCGAGGAGCTCCGCGCTCTCGTCTCGTGGTGCCGGGCGGAAGGCATTCCGACCGTCTTCTGGAACAAGGAGGACCCGCCGGGCTACGAGAAGTTCCTCGAGACGGCGCGCCTCTTCGACCAGGTCTTCACCGTCGATGCCGACCGCATCCCGTGGTATCAGCGCGATCTCGGCCACGACCGCATCGCCCTGCTGCCGTTCTCCGCCCAGCCCCACCTCCACAACCCCGTGCGCCGCGGGCACGTCGGGCGGTCCTTCGACGTGGCCTTCGCCGGCACCTGGCACCCCGAGAAGCACCCGGAGCGCCGCCGCCAGATGGAGTTCCTGCTGGTCCCTGCCTGCGAGTTCGGGCTGCACATCTGGTCGCGGATGGAGAAGGACGCCAAGCACCGCTTCCCGGGCAAGCTGGGCAAGCGCGTCGTGGGGTCACTGCCCTACGAGCAGATGCTCACGGCGTACGCCCGCTACAAGGTGTTCCTCAACGTCAACTCGGTGACCGAGAGCCCGACCATGTGCGCGCGCCGGCTCTTCGAGCTCTCTGCCGCGCAGACCGCTGTCGTCTCGGCCCCCGCGGCGAGCATCGAGCCGTTCTTCGGCGACACGATCACTGTCGTCTCCACTGCGGAGGAGGCCCGTGCCGCGCTCGCGAAGCTGATCGGGTCGGACGACGAGCGTGACCGGCTGGCGCTCAGGGCGCACCGTCGCGTCTTCGACGAGCACCTGCTCGAGCATCGCGTCGAGTCCGTGCTGCTCAGCGTCGGGATCGCGCCGTCCGGCCCGGACCAGCCGCTGGTCAGCGTGATCGTGCCGACTCACCGGCCCGACCAGCTCGACAACGTGTTTGCCAACGTCGGTCGCCAGTCCCACCGTCGTCTGGAGCTGGTGCTGGTCACCCACGGCTTCGAGGTCGACGAGGCCGAGCTGCGTCAGCGTGCGACGGCCGCGGGGGTGTCGTCGCTGGTGGTCGTTCCGGCTCCGTCCGAGCTGACCCTGGGTGCCTGCATGAACCTGGGTGTCGATGCCGCGATCGGTGACCTGGTTGCCAAGGTCGATGACGACAACTACTACGGCGTGCACTACCTGACCGACCTCGTCCGGGCGCTCGACTTCTCCGGCGCCGATGTCGTCGGCAAGTGGGCCCACTTCGTGCACCTCGAGGCCAGCGACGCGACGCTGCTCCGGTTCGCCAGCGCGGAGCACCGGTTCGTCGATCT
This genomic interval from Nocardioides cavernaquae contains the following:
- a CDS encoding ABC transporter permease is translated as MSLDLLAAEHGLTRVGGRPTLAAYLRELWRRRHFAIALGAARAYSRNQGSFLGQTWAILTPLLWAGVYLLVFGVMLGTDAGIGNYIGFLVIGVFLFHFTSANINNGSGAIVNNSGLVTSLQFPRALLPFSIVLAELFTLAPALLVLLVLVPLSGEAPQWSWLLLPFAIGLQWIFGTGAALLCARLVNDVRDLGQLIPFGIRGLMYASGVFYSIDRYAGDGVVGWLLTHQPIAVYLELGRATLLAEYDASLTLWLWGAAWAALALVVGLVYFWRGEARYGRG
- the wecB gene encoding non-hydrolyzing UDP-N-acetylglucosamine 2-epimerase, translated to MSHLVVHITGARPNFPKAAPVIDALARQAAAAGQDVRQVLVHTGQHYDERLSDVFFRQLGLPEPDVNLGVGSGSHAEQTAAVLVGLEKLFLEGEWGRPDLVVVYGDVNSTVAAALVAAKLQIPLAHVEAGLRSFDPSMPEEVNRLVTDRLADVLLCTSADAVAHLGNEGVAPERIHLVGNPMIDTLLAHLGSFDVELARKRHDLDGRYAVATLHRPANVDSAQDVQALVTTLHSVADQVEVVLPLHPRGREALLSAGLLDHDRIRLVEPLGYVEFLGLVRGADVVVTDSGGVQEETTVLGVPCLTLRPNTERPVTITHGTNRLVTRDELAARVAEVLATPSEETDGGWPVPPLWDGQAGPRIAKVLLEVLR
- a CDS encoding nucleotide sugar dehydrogenase — its product is MTATITHLTDKTATPAPRQRRTATKKATVDLVVIGLGYVGLPLAQAASRAGLSVVGLDVSERAVAGLNEGRSHVDDLSDDDIAALKEAGFRATTDASVLAEAAVAVICVPTPLGAEGGPDLGAVKSAVGVIGEHLHPGQLVVLESTTYPGTTQDVVLPQLEAASGLVAGEDFHLAFSPERIDPGNATWGLTNTPKIVGGITPESTERAATFYRRFVDTVVEASGPAEAETAKLLENTYRHINIALVNEMARFCHELKIDLWDVIRCASTKPFGFQAFYPGPGVGGHCIPIDPNYLSHNVRAKLGYPFRFVELAEEINATMPSYVAHRAQNLLNAHGKAIHGSSVLLLGVTYKPDIADQRESPAVPLARHLDLLGARVVYHDPNVQNWEPGLDVTRADDLATALAFADLVILVQPHSAYDVPALVESSRLFFDTRGVTQGDGAHRL
- a CDS encoding ABC transporter ATP-binding protein; protein product: MADIPLGRPSLIVDDVHVDYRTYGGRRLGPRQSRLLRHVGTVDVVQAVRGVSFVARHGESIGVVGHNGSGKSTLMRAIAGSQPLKSGAIWTDGSAALLGVNAALMRDLSGEQNIRLGGLALGQTRGQVAASYDEVADFAGIGEFLHLPMRTYSAGMGARLRFAISSAARPDILLIDEALATGDAEFRRRSERRIEEIRAQAGTVLLVSHQLSHIREMCDRVLWIHRGELLADGPTAEVLERYAEVTSLPAKRRAGA
- a CDS encoding glycosyltransferase family 4 protein, with protein sequence MPTHAAAAASVLARHLARSTDRVSSLPQPWLRSGSYAAAVDALTRGDLTSAAGHAEAAGAIGRLLRQQVAGDLALLTRPLETTRSTSYGPPTGGGVLHLVTNALPEVQAGYTVRTQGIARAQLSAGTPVRVVTQLGFPVTKGHLRADFEVVVDGVTHHRLLPRRLPLRADAALARGIEHAARLVEQVRPDVLHAHSNHVNAQVALALRARFAIPVVYEARGFLEETWRSRNSRGTDAETYRLARARETECMLAADAVVTLSEAMRSAIVDRGVPADRVHVVGNGVDPRFLTASQVDEGRPFTVGVVGTLNAYEGIDVLIRAVAELRDDPAQAPTRLLIVGDGPARADLEALADSLGLQGTVAFTGRVPHSAVPGIYRSIDVYAVPRADLPVTRLVPPLKPVEAMGLGRPVIASDLAPLRELVGDERGLLVPPGDRHALAAAIARLRDDPGLRHTLGAAGSSWAATHRTWAAAADSYQQIYASTRASATTRTTPSAVTTGGHR
- a CDS encoding glycosyltransferase family protein; amino-acid sequence: MSVKSRLKVRTRARRVLGYRPFHSSLGELRFRARPRIPEAPLPLAVPRRPDLRVAVILDPFSELAFGYEWDQVAPGPDDWRRVLSGHRPDLLFVESAWGGNGGRWRLHMTRDNKPSEELRALVSWCRAEGIPTVFWNKEDPPGYEKFLETARLFDQVFTVDADRIPWYQRDLGHDRIALLPFSAQPHLHNPVRRGHVGRSFDVAFAGTWHPEKHPERRRQMEFLLVPACEFGLHIWSRMEKDAKHRFPGKLGKRVVGSLPYEQMLTAYARYKVFLNVNSVTESPTMCARRLFELSAAQTAVVSAPAASIEPFFGDTITVVSTAEEARAALAKLIGSDDERDRLALRAHRRVFDEHLLEHRVESVLLSVGIAPSGPDQPLVSVIVPTHRPDQLDNVFANVGRQSHRRLELVLVTHGFEVDEAELRQRATAAGVSSLVVVPAPSELTLGACMNLGVDAAIGDLVAKVDDDNYYGVHYLTDLVRALDFSGADVVGKWAHFVHLEASDATLLRFASAEHRFVDLVQGGTLLTRRSVVRRIPFADIPRAVDTTFLTAAREAGLTVYAADRFNFVSVRRADPGSHTWTITDSELLAKSSTHLLFHGQPFGYAEV